The proteins below come from a single Candidatus Neomarinimicrobiota bacterium genomic window:
- a CDS encoding LysM peptidoglycan-binding domain-containing protein codes for MLKFALTLSLLISIPGFSAELMPVPSMLSMGQMIKPPIDLEDDDFLLEYFIQEAKRYYADARLMIVARDTLGVQFEVERLVATLAAIEEIDDPIPDEIRETVSGLSELASTDFEGYISDDLQDLLGQPSLKDQLSRMSDLLDSLDADVTFMVVDDRDGHLPLILNSRVKTMINLFQHRKHKEFQIWLDRYSFYATTIRPILASYGLPEELIYLAMIESGLNTKAYSYAHAVGPWQFISATGRRYGLKRDWWVDERRDVVKSTHAAAKYLKDLHDEFDDWYLAMASYNTGEARVRRTIRREGHRDYWRMITLPRQTRNYVATVIAAAIIGSDPESYGFHVDDLTDWEYEVIDIDRSLDLDKIAHALRVNYQDLKTYNPELRQGVTPPAKTPYQLKVPIGKGSVSKTAMASIPTSDKIDYQVHYVRRGETLSVIARKYNVSLTKLVQANRIKNRNRLSVGQKLVIPAPKNYASTSSKKTTSKSSPPASDYAKKTYTVRKGDTLGQIAENFNTSAKRIRHWNGLSYGQHIYPGQKLTIYTKKNNG; via the coding sequence ATGCTAAAGTTCGCTTTGACCCTCAGTTTGCTCATCAGTATCCCTGGCTTTTCAGCAGAGCTCATGCCTGTTCCCAGTATGTTGAGTATGGGCCAAATGATAAAACCACCCATAGACCTGGAAGACGATGATTTTCTGTTGGAGTATTTTATACAGGAAGCCAAGCGCTACTACGCCGATGCCAGATTGATGATTGTTGCCCGGGATACTTTAGGGGTCCAGTTTGAGGTTGAACGTCTCGTGGCAACGCTGGCCGCCATAGAAGAGATAGATGATCCCATTCCTGATGAGATCAGAGAGACGGTTTCCGGACTTAGCGAATTGGCTTCCACAGATTTTGAAGGTTATATCAGCGATGATCTTCAAGATCTCCTTGGGCAACCTTCTTTGAAGGACCAGCTATCACGCATGAGTGATTTATTGGATTCTCTTGATGCAGATGTGACCTTTATGGTTGTGGATGACAGAGATGGTCATCTCCCTCTCATTTTGAATAGCCGCGTAAAGACCATGATTAATCTTTTTCAGCATAGAAAGCACAAGGAATTCCAGATCTGGTTGGATCGCTATTCCTTTTATGCCACAACGATCAGACCCATTCTCGCTTCCTATGGGTTACCCGAGGAATTGATATATCTGGCCATGATTGAATCTGGCTTGAACACAAAAGCTTATTCATATGCTCATGCAGTAGGCCCATGGCAATTTATTTCCGCAACGGGTCGTCGCTACGGTTTGAAACGTGACTGGTGGGTGGATGAACGCAGGGATGTGGTAAAATCAACTCACGCTGCAGCAAAATATTTAAAAGACCTCCATGATGAGTTTGATGACTGGTACCTGGCTATGGCTTCATACAATACTGGCGAAGCTCGAGTTCGGAGGACAATCAGGAGGGAAGGACATCGCGATTACTGGCGCATGATTACCCTGCCCCGGCAAACCCGTAATTATGTCGCCACAGTCATAGCTGCTGCTATCATTGGTAGCGACCCTGAGAGTTATGGCTTCCACGTGGACGATCTTACAGATTGGGAGTATGAAGTAATAGATATTGATCGGAGTCTTGACCTTGATAAAATCGCCCATGCGCTCCGCGTGAATTATCAAGATCTAAAAACATATAATCCTGAATTGCGACAAGGTGTCACCCCACCAGCTAAAACACCTTACCAACTTAAAGTACCTATAGGCAAAGGCTCGGTGAGTAAAACAGCCATGGCATCCATTCCAACTTCTGATAAAATAGACTACCAGGTTCATTATGTTCGTCGTGGTGAAACCTTATCTGTTATTGCCAGAAAGTATAATGTCTCCTTAACAAAACTTGTTCAGGCAAATCGCATTAAAAATCGAAATAGACTTTCGGTGGGTCAAAAGTTGGTGATCCCTGCGCCTAAGAACTATGCCTCTACCTCAAGCAAAAAGACGACCAGCAAGTCTTCACCCCCTGCCTCAGACTACGCGAAAAAGACCTATA